From the genome of Flavobacterium ovatum, one region includes:
- a CDS encoding OmpA family protein, which yields MKKFSVIALALMMSIGTFFTSCESIKNTNKTQRGAGIGAVAGAVIGGVLGNNLGKGGNGAMGAVLGGVVGGVAGGVIGNKMDKQARQIDQALPGAEVERVGEGIKLVLNENAVRFDTNKSSLTAAAKTNLDKLIPVFQEYADTNITIFGYTDSTGSADYNLKLSGERAASVKSYLASKGLSSSRFKVTGLGIADPIASNETVEGRSKNRRVEFAITANEKMLQDAQKEGGN from the coding sequence ATGAAAAAGTTTTCAGTAATAGCATTGGCATTAATGATGTCAATTGGAACGTTTTTTACAAGTTGTGAATCAATTAAAAACACGAATAAAACTCAAAGAGGTGCTGGTATTGGAGCGGTTGCTGGAGCAGTTATAGGTGGTGTTTTAGGGAACAATTTAGGTAAAGGTGGTAATGGTGCAATGGGTGCTGTACTTGGTGGAGTTGTTGGTGGAGTTGCCGGTGGAGTTATTGGTAATAAAATGGACAAACAAGCGCGTCAAATTGACCAAGCACTTCCTGGTGCTGAAGTAGAAAGAGTAGGAGAAGGAATAAAATTAGTATTGAATGAAAATGCAGTACGTTTTGACACTAATAAATCTTCTTTGACTGCAGCAGCCAAAACTAATTTAGATAAATTAATTCCTGTTTTTCAAGAATATGCAGATACTAATATTACTATTTTTGGTTATACAGATAGTACAGGTTCAGCAGATTATAACTTGAAACTTTCAGGAGAAAGAGCTGCATCTGTAAAAAGCTATTTAGCTTCAAAAGGATTGTCTTCTTCTAGGTTTAAAGTGACTGGTTTAGGAATAGCTGATCCAATTGCATCTAATGAAACAGTTGAAGGTAGAAGTAAAAACCGTCGTGTTGAGTTTGCTATTACTGCCAATGAAAAAATGTTACAAGATGCGCAAAAAGAAGGAGGGAATTAA
- a CDS encoding ABC transporter ATP-binding protein: MLQVQNISFAYINKPVLKNINFTINKGRNIAVIGESGCGKSTLLKLIYGLFDLDQGAIFWNDSEILGPKFHLVPGMPYIKYLSQDFDLMPYVTVAENVGKFLSNVRQDLKKARINELLEIVEMTDYANVKAKYLSGGQQQRVALARALALEPEILLLDEPFSHIDNFRKNALRRNLFAYLKAKGVTCIVATHDSTDALSFADETIVLYDGQMVEMANSVDLYNTPINKYVASLFGEVNELQLSNLVPIDGEDEEVLLYPHQLKLVENGLMKVTVKESYFKGSYYLIKAVFNRKVVFFEHEIALEHNQEVSLMIA, translated from the coding sequence ATGCTTCAAGTTCAAAATATTTCTTTTGCTTATATCAATAAGCCTGTTTTAAAAAATATAAATTTCACCATAAATAAAGGGCGAAATATTGCGGTAATTGGTGAAAGTGGATGTGGTAAAAGTACACTTCTAAAATTAATTTATGGATTATTCGACCTTGATCAAGGTGCTATTTTTTGGAATGATAGTGAGATTTTGGGGCCAAAATTTCATTTGGTTCCGGGTATGCCCTATATTAAATACTTGTCTCAAGATTTTGATTTAATGCCTTATGTTACTGTGGCAGAAAATGTGGGTAAATTTCTTTCTAATGTACGTCAAGATCTAAAAAAAGCTAGAATTAATGAGTTGTTAGAAATTGTCGAAATGACAGATTATGCTAACGTAAAAGCTAAATATTTGAGTGGGGGACAACAACAACGAGTAGCATTAGCAAGAGCATTGGCATTAGAACCAGAAATTTTGTTGTTAGACGAGCCTTTTAGTCACATCGATAATTTTAGGAAAAATGCTTTACGTCGTAATCTATTTGCTTATTTAAAAGCTAAAGGTGTTACTTGTATCGTGGCTACTCATGATAGTACGGATGCGCTTTCATTTGCCGATGAAACGATAGTCCTTTATGATGGTCAAATGGTAGAAATGGCTAATTCAGTAGATTTATACAATACACCAATTAATAAATATGTAGCTTCACTTTTTGGGGAAGTAAATGAATTGCAATTATCCAATTTAGTACCTATTGATGGCGAAGATGAGGAGGTTCTTTTGTATCCACACCAACTTAAATTGGTGGAAAATGGACTGATGAAAGTAACTGTGAAAGAATCTTATTTTAAAGGGAGTTACTATTTAATCAAAGCTGTTTTTAATAGAAAAGTGGTGTTTTTCGAACATGAAATCGCTTTAGAGCATAATCAAGAAGTAAGTTTGATGATTGCTTAA
- a CDS encoding beta-ketoacyl-ACP synthase III, translated as MFHSKIAGLGFYVPSNVVTNDDLSKLIDTNDEWIQERTGIQERRHIIKGEDTTTSMGVKAAKIAIERSGVAKEDIDFVVFATLSPDYYFPGPGVLVQRDLGLRTVGALDVRNQCSGFVYALSVADQYIKTGMYKNVLVIGSEVHSTGLDMTTRGRGVSVIFGDGAGAAVLSREEDLTKGILSTHLHSEGIHAEELVLKAPGMGGRWVTDILEDNNPDDESYYPYMNGQFVFKNAVVRFSEVINEGLEANNLQVSDIDMLIPHQANLRISQYIQKKFGLSNDQVHNNVQKYGNTTAASIPIALTEAWELGKIKKGDTVVLAAFGSGFTWASAIIKW; from the coding sequence ATGTTTCACTCCAAAATAGCAGGTTTGGGATTTTATGTCCCATCTAATGTCGTTACTAACGATGATTTATCAAAATTAATTGATACGAATGATGAATGGATTCAAGAGCGGACTGGGATTCAGGAGCGTCGTCATATAATTAAAGGGGAAGACACCACTACTTCGATGGGTGTGAAAGCTGCTAAAATAGCGATAGAACGTTCTGGTGTTGCCAAAGAGGATATTGATTTTGTCGTTTTTGCAACCTTAAGTCCAGATTATTATTTTCCAGGGCCAGGTGTTTTGGTACAACGGGATTTAGGATTACGAACTGTAGGTGCATTGGATGTACGCAATCAATGCTCTGGTTTTGTTTATGCACTATCGGTGGCGGATCAATACATTAAAACAGGTATGTATAAAAATGTCCTAGTGATCGGTTCCGAAGTTCATTCGACAGGATTAGATATGACTACTCGCGGACGTGGAGTTTCTGTGATTTTTGGAGATGGAGCGGGAGCAGCAGTATTGAGTCGAGAAGAGGATTTGACCAAAGGAATTCTATCTACTCATTTGCATTCAGAAGGAATTCATGCCGAAGAATTAGTCTTGAAGGCTCCAGGAATGGGAGGTCGTTGGGTAACCGATATTCTCGAAGATAATAACCCTGATGACGAAAGTTACTACCCTTATATGAACGGACAATTTGTTTTTAAAAACGCAGTGGTTCGCTTTAGTGAAGTCATTAATGAAGGTTTAGAGGCAAATAATTTACAAGTTTCGGATATAGATATGTTGATTCCACATCAAGCTAACCTCAGGATTTCACAATACATCCAGAAAAAATTTGGATTAAGTAATGATCAAGTACATAATAATGTCCAAAAATACGGAAATACAACCGCAGCATCCATTCCAATTGCTTTGACCGAAGCTTGGGAACTCGGTAAGATTAAAAAAGGAGATACCGTTGTTTTAGCTGCTTTTGGTAGTGGATTTACTTGGGCTAGCGCCATTATCAAATGGTAG
- the argS gene encoding arginine--tRNA ligase, which translates to MTLSDILTPSIQKAVQDLFEVTIEKVEFQSTRKEFEGDITMVIFPLLKLVKSNPVELGNKIGSYLVENVDAVSKFNVVSGFLNIVISDGYYLSFFNQIRNVEKFGFQSPKADDSAVMVEYSSPNTNKPLHLGHVRNNLLGYSVAEIIKASGKKVYKTQIINDRGIHICKSMLAWQKFGNESTPESTGLKGDKLVGNYYVAFDKAYKEEISQLMAAGKTEDEAKKQAPIILEAQEMLLKWEAGDEAVIALWKKMNQWVYDGFAATYATMGVDFDSYYYESNTYLLGKDVVQVGLDKGIFEKDPDGSVWIDLTAEGLDRKIVLRSDGTAVYMTQDIGTAIQRVKDMPDVGGIVYTVGNEQDYHFKVLFLILKKLGFDWAANLFHLSYGMVDLPSGKMKSREGTVVDADDLMEEMATTAQKIAEDLGKLEGYSAEEKSKLYKTIGLGALKYYILKVDPKKRILFNPEESVDFAGNTGPFIQYTYARIQSIIRKAEFDYSQDATIVDLHEKEKELIKQLELFSEVIQNAAHNHSPALIANYTYDLVREYNSFYQAVPILGEADLQNKSFRVQLSKRVADTIADAFSLLGINVPERM; encoded by the coding sequence ATGACATTATCAGATATTCTTACACCCTCAATCCAGAAAGCCGTTCAAGACCTGTTTGAAGTTACGATCGAAAAAGTAGAATTTCAATCGACTCGTAAGGAGTTTGAAGGAGATATTACTATGGTGATTTTTCCTTTATTGAAATTGGTCAAAAGTAATCCAGTGGAATTAGGGAATAAAATAGGGAGCTATTTAGTTGAAAACGTAGATGCTGTTAGTAAATTTAATGTTGTTTCAGGATTTTTGAATATCGTCATTTCGGATGGTTATTATTTAAGTTTTTTCAACCAAATCAGAAATGTAGAAAAATTCGGATTTCAATCTCCAAAAGCTGATGATTCAGCGGTAATGGTCGAATATTCTTCGCCAAACACCAATAAGCCGTTGCATTTAGGTCATGTTCGAAATAACTTATTAGGATATTCCGTTGCAGAGATTATCAAAGCATCTGGTAAAAAAGTATATAAAACTCAAATTATCAACGATAGAGGAATCCATATTTGCAAGTCGATGTTAGCTTGGCAAAAATTTGGAAATGAATCGACTCCAGAATCGACAGGTTTAAAAGGAGATAAATTAGTAGGTAATTATTATGTTGCTTTTGATAAAGCGTATAAAGAAGAAATTAGCCAATTGATGGCAGCCGGAAAAACCGAAGATGAAGCCAAAAAACAAGCGCCAATTATTCTAGAAGCACAAGAAATGCTTTTGAAATGGGAAGCAGGAGATGAGGCTGTAATCGCACTTTGGAAAAAAATGAACCAATGGGTTTATGATGGTTTTGCCGCAACCTACGCAACCATGGGCGTTGATTTTGATAGTTATTACTATGAAAGTAACACTTATTTATTAGGTAAAGATGTCGTGCAAGTAGGATTAGACAAAGGAATTTTCGAAAAAGATCCTGATGGTTCTGTTTGGATCGATTTAACTGCCGAAGGTTTGGACCGTAAAATTGTTTTGCGTTCAGACGGAACAGCCGTTTATATGACCCAAGATATTGGTACAGCTATTCAACGTGTAAAAGACATGCCCGATGTTGGCGGAATCGTTTACACTGTAGGTAATGAACAAGATTATCATTTCAAAGTTTTATTTCTAATTTTGAAAAAATTAGGTTTTGATTGGGCTGCCAATCTATTCCATTTGTCCTACGGAATGGTTGATTTACCTTCTGGAAAAATGAAATCTCGTGAAGGAACTGTCGTAGATGCCGATGATTTGATGGAAGAAATGGCGACTACAGCTCAAAAAATCGCCGAAGATTTGGGTAAATTAGAAGGCTATTCAGCCGAAGAAAAATCCAAATTGTACAAAACAATCGGTCTAGGAGCTTTGAAATATTACATTTTAAAAGTAGATCCAAAAAAACGAATCCTTTTCAACCCCGAAGAATCAGTAGATTTTGCAGGAAACACGGGGCCGTTCATTCAATACACATACGCTCGTATTCAGTCGATTATTCGTAAAGCCGAATTTGATTATTCGCAAGACGCAACCATAGTTGATTTGCATGAGAAAGAGAAAGAACTCATCAAACAATTAGAATTGTTTTCTGAGGTGATTCAAAACGCAGCTCACAATCATAGTCCCGCATTAATTGCTAATTACACCTATGATTTAGTTAGAGAATATAACTCATTTTACCAAGCCGTACCTATTTTGGGCGAAGCCGATTTACAAAACAAATCCTTTAGAGTACAGCTTTCCAAGCGAGTTGCCGACACCATTGCCGACGCTTTCAGTCTCTTAGGAATCAACGTTCCAGAGAGAATGTAA
- a CDS encoding mechanosensitive ion channel family protein encodes MKLLSQLFLFLLFTQLSYSQNKTQKTDASQTEVQEVAVAKQVDSANTVVFNAYNKKLQELEVLRLKDSVEQAKLQTRLDKLSTTDNIQKDKLLKQLQEFADKDKERFEFKKREIDSLRKTAKSYPVMGFFSDSLFVIYSKLGSFSVKDRAEAISNRIQKLADIYQFKKEDIKVVQSESTADVIVGESIITSVSENDAIWNNSTKKELADKYKILIENAVIKYQEETSFETLGKEIAIALLIILIVGIIIYFIRKGFRLLNEKIKEKEGSSLSGITIKNYTLFDASRQVKVFVAVSNFVKWILTILTVYLSLPILFGIFPWTKHFTDTLIEYIKSPAVKIVMGVWDYLPNLITIIVIVVFFRYVLRFVYFLKTEVENENLQLSGFYPDWANPTYQIIKVVLYAFMGIVIFPYLPGSDSPIFQGVSVFLGVLFTFGSSGSLSNVVAGLVLTYMRLFKIGDRVKIGEVFGDVIEKSMLVTRVRTTKNEIISIPNSTVMNSHTINYSSDAPTNGLILHTTITLGYDVPWKKVHQTLIDAANRTEWLQKSPSPFVLQTSLDDFYVSYQVNAYTKEVNKQALIYSYLHANIQDCCNENGIEILSPHYRAARDGSQVTIPEDYLNKNYQAPKFNVSISKED; translated from the coding sequence ATGAAATTACTATCTCAACTATTTCTTTTTTTGTTGTTCACACAACTAAGTTATTCCCAAAATAAAACCCAAAAAACAGATGCCTCACAAACAGAAGTACAAGAGGTAGCTGTTGCCAAACAAGTGGATTCTGCCAACACAGTTGTGTTTAATGCGTATAACAAAAAACTGCAAGAACTCGAAGTGCTGCGTCTCAAAGACTCTGTAGAACAAGCAAAACTACAAACGAGATTAGATAAATTAAGCACGACGGATAATATTCAGAAAGACAAACTGCTAAAGCAACTTCAGGAGTTTGCAGACAAAGACAAAGAACGATTTGAATTCAAAAAACGTGAAATCGATTCTTTGAGAAAAACAGCAAAGTCTTATCCTGTAATGGGTTTTTTTAGCGATAGTTTGTTTGTGATTTACAGTAAACTAGGAAGTTTTTCTGTAAAAGACCGTGCAGAGGCGATTTCGAATAGAATTCAAAAACTAGCGGATATTTATCAATTCAAAAAAGAGGATATTAAAGTAGTACAGTCAGAAAGTACTGCCGATGTTATTGTGGGAGAAAGCATCATCACAAGCGTCTCCGAGAACGATGCGATTTGGAACAATTCTACCAAAAAAGAATTGGCTGACAAATATAAAATTTTAATCGAAAATGCAGTCATCAAATACCAAGAGGAAACCAGTTTTGAAACCTTAGGAAAAGAAATTGCGATAGCGCTTTTGATTATCTTGATTGTGGGGATTATTATTTATTTCATTCGAAAAGGATTCCGATTGCTAAATGAAAAAATCAAAGAGAAAGAAGGGTCTTCTCTAAGTGGAATTACTATTAAAAACTACACATTATTCGATGCTAGTAGACAAGTTAAAGTTTTTGTTGCAGTCAGTAATTTTGTAAAATGGATATTAACCATTCTTACTGTTTATCTATCCTTACCCATATTATTTGGAATTTTTCCGTGGACCAAACATTTTACAGATACTCTTATTGAATACATAAAAAGTCCAGCAGTCAAAATTGTAATGGGAGTTTGGGATTATTTGCCCAATTTAATAACCATTATAGTTATTGTGGTATTTTTTAGATACGTACTACGTTTTGTTTATTTTCTAAAGACCGAAGTAGAAAACGAAAATTTGCAACTCTCCGGTTTTTACCCCGATTGGGCAAATCCAACCTATCAAATTATAAAAGTGGTTTTATATGCTTTTATGGGGATTGTAATTTTTCCGTATTTGCCTGGGAGTGATTCCCCTATATTTCAAGGAGTTTCGGTTTTCTTAGGAGTCTTGTTTACTTTTGGTTCATCGGGATCGTTGTCCAATGTAGTGGCAGGTTTGGTATTGACCTATATGCGTTTGTTTAAAATTGGTGATCGTGTAAAAATCGGTGAAGTTTTTGGCGATGTAATCGAAAAATCAATGTTGGTAACTCGGGTTAGAACCACTAAAAATGAAATTATATCGATTCCAAATTCAACCGTAATGAATAGTCATACTATCAATTATAGTAGTGATGCGCCTACTAATGGATTGATTTTACATACAACGATTACGTTGGGTTATGATGTGCCTTGGAAAAAAGTACACCAAACATTGATAGATGCTGCTAACCGTACTGAGTGGTTACAAAAATCACCGTCGCCTTTTGTCTTACAAACGAGTTTAGATGATTTTTACGTATCTTACCAAGTAAATGCATACACCAAAGAAGTCAATAAACAAGCGCTGATCTATTCTTATTTGCACGCTAATATTCAAGATTGTTGCAACGAAAATGGAATCGAAATACTTTCTCCTCATTACAGAGCAGCAAGAGACGGCAGTCAGGTAACCATTCCTGAAGATTATTTGAATAAAAATTACCAAGCACCAAAATTTAATGTATCTATTTCAAAAGAAGATTAG
- a CDS encoding mechanosensitive ion channel domain-containing protein: MNDTIEKYLYDPTIGKMSTIVIGVAVIWLLVRVIQRNLLSKIQGNDNHYRAKKFSNYAGYFLTIVLITIVFSDKLGGFTVALGVAGAGIAFALQEVIASFAGWLAIMFGDFYKTGDRVQLGGIKGDVMDIGVLRTTIMETGQWVDGDLYNGRIVLIANSYVFKEPVFNYSGDFPFLWDEIKIPVQYGSDYDKAKELLLEIGNKVAGDLTQQSKEKWEQLQNKFRLEEAQTDPMVSLIANDNWVEFTLRYVVSYKKRRATKTELFIQILKSFEATNGAIKFASATFQLVEAPDFNVNIKK, encoded by the coding sequence ATGAATGATACCATAGAAAAATATTTGTACGACCCAACTATAGGCAAAATGTCAACCATTGTAATTGGTGTTGCCGTTATTTGGCTTCTAGTTCGAGTGATTCAACGCAATTTATTATCCAAAATTCAAGGCAATGATAATCATTATCGTGCCAAAAAGTTTAGTAATTATGCAGGTTATTTTTTAACTATTGTATTAATTACCATTGTTTTTAGTGATAAATTGGGAGGGTTTACGGTTGCTTTGGGAGTGGCTGGAGCAGGAATCGCCTTTGCTTTGCAAGAAGTGATTGCTTCATTTGCAGGTTGGTTAGCAATTATGTTTGGCGATTTTTATAAAACAGGAGACCGTGTGCAACTTGGTGGAATAAAAGGAGATGTCATGGATATTGGTGTGCTACGTACCACAATAATGGAAACAGGGCAATGGGTAGATGGCGATTTGTATAATGGACGAATAGTTTTAATAGCCAATAGTTATGTTTTCAAAGAACCTGTTTTTAACTATTCAGGTGATTTTCCTTTTTTATGGGACGAAATTAAAATTCCAGTGCAATATGGTAGTGATTATGACAAAGCAAAAGAATTGTTATTAGAAATAGGAAATAAAGTAGCAGGAGATTTAACTCAACAATCCAAAGAAAAATGGGAGCAATTACAGAATAAATTCCGATTAGAAGAAGCCCAAACTGATCCTATGGTTTCGCTTATTGCTAATGATAATTGGGTCGAATTTACCTTGCGATATGTAGTAAGCTACAAAAAAAGACGTGCTACAAAAACTGAATTGTTTATCCAAATATTAAAATCATTTGAAGCAACAAATGGAGCGATCAAATTTGCATCGGCTACTTTTCAACTGGTGGAAGCACCCGATTTTAATGTGAATATTAAAAAATAG
- the ffh gene encoding signal recognition particle protein yields the protein MFDNLSDKLDKAFHVLKGHGKITEVNVAETLKEVRRALLDADVNFKIAKDFTARVKDKAIGQNVLTTLQPGQLLVKLVKDELTELMGGDVAGINLSGTPTVILMSGLQGSGKTTFSGKLANFLQTKKNKKPLLVACDIYRPAAIQQLYVVGDSIAVEVYSEPENKNPVEIAQNAIKHAKANGFDVVIVDTAGRLAVDKEMMDEIARVHKAIQPQETLFVVDSMTGQDAVNTAKAFNDILNFDGVILTKLDGDTRGGAALSIKTVVNKPIKFVGTGEKMDAIDVFYPIRMAERILGMGDVVSLVERAQEQFDEEEARKLQKKIAKNEFGFDDFLTQIQQVKKMGNMKDLVGMIPGASKAMKDVEIEDDAFKHIEAIIHSMTPLERKKPATIDVKRKARIAKGSGTKIEQVNQLMKQFDQMSKMMKMMQGPGGKNLMKMMGGMKGGMPGGMPGMR from the coding sequence ATGTTTGATAATTTAAGCGATAAACTAGACAAAGCCTTTCATGTACTTAAAGGGCATGGGAAAATTACCGAAGTAAACGTTGCCGAGACCTTAAAAGAAGTGCGTCGTGCCTTGTTAGACGCCGATGTTAACTTTAAAATTGCCAAAGATTTTACTGCCAGGGTAAAGGACAAAGCAATTGGTCAAAACGTATTAACTACTTTACAACCAGGTCAGTTATTGGTTAAGTTAGTCAAAGATGAGTTGACTGAATTAATGGGTGGTGATGTTGCAGGAATTAATCTTTCAGGTACGCCAACAGTTATATTAATGTCGGGACTACAAGGTTCTGGTAAGACGACTTTCTCTGGAAAGTTGGCCAATTTTTTACAAACAAAAAAGAATAAAAAACCACTTTTGGTGGCTTGTGATATCTACCGTCCAGCTGCGATTCAACAGTTGTATGTGGTGGGAGATTCGATAGCTGTTGAAGTATATTCAGAGCCTGAAAATAAAAATCCAGTTGAAATCGCTCAAAACGCAATCAAACATGCTAAAGCCAATGGTTTTGACGTCGTGATTGTGGATACTGCAGGTCGTTTAGCAGTAGATAAAGAAATGATGGATGAGATTGCTCGTGTTCACAAAGCAATTCAACCACAAGAGACTTTGTTCGTTGTCGATTCGATGACTGGACAAGATGCGGTTAATACTGCAAAAGCTTTCAATGATATCTTAAATTTTGATGGGGTTATTTTAACCAAATTAGATGGAGATACTCGTGGAGGAGCAGCCCTTTCGATTAAAACGGTTGTAAATAAACCAATCAAATTTGTAGGTACTGGAGAAAAGATGGATGCGATTGATGTATTCTATCCAATACGTATGGCAGAACGTATCCTTGGAATGGGAGATGTTGTGTCTTTAGTAGAAAGAGCACAAGAGCAATTTGATGAAGAAGAAGCTAGAAAACTTCAGAAGAAAATCGCTAAAAACGAATTTGGTTTTGATGATTTCTTGACTCAAATTCAACAAGTAAAAAAAATGGGTAATATGAAAGACTTGGTTGGTATGATACCAGGTGCTTCAAAAGCCATGAAAGATGTTGAGATTGAAGACGACGCTTTCAAACATATCGAAGCGATTATTCACTCAATGACACCATTAGAAAGAAAAAAACCAGCTACAATTGATGTCAAAAGAAAAGCTCGTATTGCTAAAGGTTCTGGGACAAAAATTGAACAAGTGAATCAATTGATGAAGCAGTTTGACCAAATGAGCAAGATGATGAAAATGATGCAAGGGCCAGGCGGAAAAAATCTAATGAAAATGATGGGTGGTATGAAAGGTGGAATGCCTGGAGGTATGCCGGGAATGAGATAA
- a CDS encoding tetrahydrofolate dehydrogenase/cyclohydrolase catalytic domain-containing protein produces MQILDGKKTSEDIKKEIAAEVQEIKANGGKVPHLAAVIVGANGASLTYVGSKVRSCEQIGFESTLVSLPEGITEEALLAKIKELNEDDNLDGFIVQLPLPKHIDEEKILLAINPEKDVDGFHPTNFGRMALDMETFLPATPYGIMELLERYKVETSGKHTVVIGRSHIVGRPMSILLSRKGYPGDSTVTLVHSRTKNIEEFTKNADIIVTALGVPEFLKGDMVKDGVVIIDVGITRVDDASNPKGYVIKGDVDFASVSPKSSFITPVPGGVGPMTIAMLLKNTLLARKIRARNNQ; encoded by the coding sequence ATGCAAATTTTAGACGGAAAAAAAACATCAGAAGATATAAAGAAAGAAATCGCTGCTGAGGTTCAAGAAATCAAAGCAAACGGTGGAAAAGTTCCTCATTTGGCCGCAGTAATTGTAGGTGCAAATGGAGCTAGTTTAACTTATGTAGGTAGCAAAGTGCGTTCTTGTGAGCAAATAGGTTTTGAATCGACTTTGGTAAGTTTACCAGAAGGCATTACCGAAGAAGCATTATTAGCTAAGATAAAAGAATTGAACGAAGATGATAATCTTGATGGATTTATCGTTCAATTGCCATTGCCAAAACACATTGACGAAGAAAAAATACTTTTAGCTATTAACCCAGAGAAAGATGTAGATGGTTTTCATCCAACCAACTTTGGAAGAATGGCGCTAGATATGGAAACATTTCTACCTGCTACTCCTTATGGAATTATGGAATTACTAGAACGTTACAAAGTAGAAACATCGGGTAAACATACTGTTGTAATTGGTCGTAGCCACATTGTTGGACGTCCTATGAGTATTTTGTTGAGTCGCAAAGGATATCCTGGAGATTCTACGGTTACTTTGGTACACAGTAGAACCAAAAACATCGAAGAATTCACCAAAAATGCGGATATTATTGTTACTGCGTTGGGTGTCCCAGAATTTTTAAAAGGGGATATGGTTAAGGATGGTGTTGTTATTATTGATGTGGGTATTACTCGTGTTGATGATGCATCAAATCCAAAAGGATATGTAATTAAAGGAGATGTTGATTTTGCTTCTGTAAGTCCAAAATCATCTTTCATTACGCCAGTTCCTGGTGGAGTAGGGCCAATGACCATTGCGATGTTACTTAAAAACACACTTCTGGCTCGAAAGATAAGAGCTCGAAATAATCAATAA